The Chryseolinea soli nucleotide sequence TGCGCTCGAAGCTGCACGACTTTTTCTCGCCTGACTTCACGATCGCATATTGTCCATACTCGCCGCTCTTGTCGATCACGAGCGCGTGACCGGGCTTGATCTCTTCAATTTGATTGTAGTCTACATTGAAAGCTGTTTTGATGGCCGGCTTTTCGGAAGCCACGACCACCACTTCGTCGTTTGCATAGAAATAGGCGGGGCGAATGCCGTTGGGGTCGCGCACGACAAACGAAGAACCCGAACCGGTCATGCCGGCCATGGTGTAGCCGCCGTCAAAATCTTTACAGGCGCGGCGCAGCATGCGGGGAATGTCGAGCTCGTTCTCGATGATGTCGGAGATCTCGCGATTCGAGAACTGGTCTTTATATTTTTCGAAAAGACCTTGCACTTCTTCGTCGAGGAAGTGGCCGATCTTCTCCATCACCGTGACGGTGTCTACTTTTTCTTTGGGGTGTTGCCCGAGGTCCACCAACAGGTCGAACAACTCGTCCACGTTGGTCATGTTAAAGTTGCCGGCCATCACCAGGTTACGGCTGCGCCAGTTGTTTTGCCGGAGGAAGGGGTGCACGTTTTCGATGCTGTTCTGGCCGTGGGTGCCATAGCGCAAGTGACCCAACCAGATCTCGCCGGAGAAGGCGACGTTTTCCTTTAACCAACGTTCATTTTTGAATTTATCTTTTCCTTCTTTTTGGGCTTTCTTGAACTTCTTGCCGATTTTCTTGAAGAGGTGGGCGACGGGCTGGGCTTTGATGGAACGATAGCGGCTAATGTAACGGTGTCCGGATTCTACGTCGATCTTGATGTTGGCGACGCCTGCTCCATCCTGACCGCGGTTATGCTGTTTTTCCATCAGGATGTACATCTTATTCATGGCATACAGGGGGCCATATTTTTCGATGTAATACGAAAGAGGCTTTCGCAGGCGGATCATCGCTATTCCGCATTCATGAAGAATCTGGTCGCTCATGGGCTTGTGAATCGTTACATCGCCATCCGAAACCGACGGCATGCCCCACGGACTAACCTGTACTCCAAATACAGGAATCTTGGAGGGCGCTGCGAACGGTTAACGGCTAACGAAATTAGAGTACAAAGTTAATTTTATTAATCCATCCCATCAACAATCCGGGATTGAAGAAAAGATAGAGTACTGCTAGAACCAATATGAGGCCCAAAAGATTTTCGAACGTAAGATAATTTGGTTTTGCGTTGGATTCGCCGCCCCGAACGAAGGCATAGAAGGGTATGCGCAGGTAATAAAACAAGGAAACCACCGTATTTAGCAAACCAAATACCATCAACCACAGTAAAACACCCTTCCCGGAAAGCTGATAAGCATCCCAAAGCGACGAAAAAATGAAAAGCTTGCCCGTAAATCCGCCTGTGGGTGGCAACCCGGTGAGCGCCACAAATCCGACCAGCAAAAAAACAGAAGGCCAGACCAGTATTTTCCCGGATCCTGCAAACGATTCCAGCGTCGAGAACCCCAGCGATTCAAAATATTGCAGGTAAAGGAATACCAGAAAATTCATCACCACGTAGGCGCTGGCATAAAAAAGCATGTAGTGAATGCCTTGCGGAACAAACGCGGCCACTCCCACCAACAAAAAGCCCGACTGCGCGATCGACGAATACCCCATCAGGCGCTTGGCATTTTTTTGCCACAACGCCGAAAAGTTTCCGACGGTAAGCGACAACAACGCCACTAAACTGAGCACAAACTGCCAATCGAACGACGATTGTCCATAAGCATACAGCGCCAGGGTGAAACGGGTGAGCACGCCCAGCCCGGCCAGCTTGGGCACCACGGCAAAAAAAGCAATAACCGGCATCGGGGCCGCTTCATAGACATCGGGCACCCAGGGGTGTAGAGGAGCCGCCGCCATCTTATAGAGAAATCCGGCCAGGCCCAGGAAGGCCGCAATGAAAAACAATGGACTGGGATGACCGATGAGAGGCCGGGTGAATTCACCCGACGAGAAGTCTAACGTTCCGGTGAGTCCATACAGCAACGAGAACCCGTAGAGCATGGCGGCCGACGACACGGAGCCGAATAAAAAATACTTCAAACTTCCTTCGGTGCCTTTGCGCGAAAAGGCAAACCCGGCCAGCACATAAGAACTTAGCGACACCATCTCGAGTGAGAGAAATACCATCAACAGGTTCACGCTCATCACCAGTAAGTGTGCGCCCAGCGTGATCGTGATGAGCAAAGCATAATATTCGGAAAGCGCGCGTTGCAGCTGTTGACGGCGCCACGTCATCGCCACCGTGAACAGTCCACTGATATCGATCAGCAAATCGAGATAGGACGAAAAACTATCCCGGCGCAGCATACCCCCGAAGAGTGCACTCGATTCATGGGCCATCGAGCGGCTCAACGCGAAAGAGACCGCGATGGCGAGCAAAAAGGTGAGCGCGCTTATAGCGGTGAGTGTTGTCCGTTGTATTTTTTTGATCAGCCCTAAGGTCACCAACACCACGATGCCGGTCGAAAGCACCAGTTCGGGACCCAGCAGCATGAAACTTGCTTTGATCGAGGGCAATTGTCCGGCGACGTCTTCCATGTGCTAGGGGTTTAGCGTTAAACGCTTCCCCGACTCCAATACAAATGCCGCAAAGTGCTGCGCATACGGATCGATGACCGACATGAGGGGCTGTGGAAAAATGCCGAAGAACAAAATGGCCAGCGCCAGCGGGAGGAGGATAAAATATTCGCGCCGGTTTAGGTCGGAGAGTTGGTCCACGGAAAACTCACCCTTCACGTTCAGCGGGCCAAAGAACATGCGCTGCAGCGTCCATAAATAATAAGCTGCACCGATCACCAGGCCAAGCGTTGCAACGATGGCCAGGCTTTCATGCAAAGGTCCACCCAGGCCGGCCGACTTGAAGGCCCCCAGAAAGACCATGATCTCGGCAATGAACCCCGAAAAACCGGGCAACCCCAGCGAGGCAAAGAAGGCTACTAAAATAAACGCCGTATAGGTTGGCATTTTACCGGCTAAACCGGAATAGTGTGAAATGGTGCGATCGTTGGTCCGATCGGCCAACACGCCGGCCAAAACAAAGAGCATGGAAGAAATAAGTCCGTGGCTGACCATCTGGTACACGGCACCGGCGGTCCCCTCCGCGGTGAACGATGCCAACCCCAGCAATACAAAACCCATGTGCGACACCGACGAGTAGGCGATGAGTCGCTTCAGATCTTTACTGGCCATGGCGTTGAGCCCACCATAAATGATAGAGATCACCCCCATGAGTCCCACAAACCATCCCAGGTCAAATGCCGCGTCTGGAAAAATGGGAAACGCAATGCGTGCCAGGCCATAGCCGCCGATCTTCAACAACAGCGCCGCCAGGATCACTGAAATAGGAGTAGGCGCTTCCACGTGCGCGTCGGGCAGCCAGGTGTGCACCGGCACCATCGGCAACTTGATCGCAAAGCCAAAGAACAAAAGCAGGAACGCCCACGTGCGCGCCGAGAACGGGCCCAGCTGCAATGCGCGGTGTGGATCGAGCACAGAGGTTGAAATAAAATTGGACGCGTCGGCCATGTGCAGCAAGTTGAAACTGTGCACCAGTTGGCCGCTTGTCGACGGATCGTGCACGGAGACATACAACGCGATCATCACAATGAGGATGAGGATGGAGCCGAGCAAGGTATAGAGAAAGAATTTGATCGAAGCATACTCACGCTTCGGTCCGCCCCACAACGCGATGAGAAAGAACATGGGCAGCAACATGAACTCGAAGAAGAGATAGAACAACAGGAAGTCCAGCGCGGTGAAGCTGCCGATGATGGCCGCGTTGAGGATGAGCAGCAGGATGAAATATCCTTTCACGTTTTGAGTGATCTTCCAGGATGCGATCGTGGCGATGAAGAGAATGAAAACCGCGAGGGCCACCAGGGGCAAGCTCAAGCCATCGACGCCGACAAAGTAGGACGCTTTTAATACCCCCCAATTACCCATGTTCAGCGTGATCCACGGTTTCAATTCCACGAACTGAAGTCCCGCTCCGGATTGATAGCTCACCAGCAACACCAACAGGAACACGACTTGCAAAACATTCACCACGATGGTAATGATCCGGAAGGTCGCGACGGAAGTGGCCGGTAAGAAAAGACTGAGCAGCGCTGCCAGGAGGGGAGTGAACAGTAAGAGCGAAAGGAGGTAATGCTGCATTTAACTGGTCTTTAGGACTGCATACGGTTTAAAGCAGGGTCCAAATTATGAAAATTATGATTCCGAAAGTGGCCCAGAAAATATAAAGCTGGATTTTCCCACCCTGAAAAGACCGGGTGAACGAACCCAGCCCTCTCGCCGCGCCGGCCACCCCATCGACCAGGCCATCCACGATGGCGCGATCAAACCAACCGGTGAGGTGGGCAACAATCAATTGGGCATAGGCTGTAGCGTGAAGAAAACCATCGATCCATTTTTTGTCGGCATGATGGGTCAGGGCCGCCAGTTGAAGGATCGGTTTTTCCACGAACTGTTTCAGGAAGCGATCGAAATAGAAAGCGTTGAGCAACCCAGAGGATTCAAACGTCATCCGTCGTGTGGTGTACGCAACGCCGAGGGCCAGGATCACCCAAACTGCTGACGCGATGGATACGATCCCTGAATGCACGGGTTTGGCTTCGCTGATGTTCAGATACATCCAACCGGAAAAATCGAACGGATTCCAGGAGAACCAGATCCACAACGAGACGCCCGCCAGCACCGCCATGGGCGCGCGCATCACGGCCGGAGGTTCCGAAATATCGAGCCGGACTGTAGCGGTCTCGACGCCTTTGAAAATTTTCCAGATCATTCTGAACGTGTACACCACCGTGAGAAAAGAGACCAATGCCACGGCCGTCAGAATGAGCAGCTTCCAGGAGAAGCCTTCGCCTTTCCATTGCACCAGTGCGGTGAGGATGGCATCTTTCGACAAGAACCCGGAAGTGAAGGGCAAACCGGCCAGCGCGCTTCCGCTGATCACAAAAATGAGAAAGGTAAAAGGCAGTTTCTTTTGCAGGCCTCCCAGATTGCGAATGTCTTGCACGTCGAAATGGACGTGGCTTTGATGTTGCGCCTGGTGTAGCGTGTGGATGACGGCACCGGCAGCCAGGAAGAGACA carries:
- a CDS encoding NADH-quinone oxidoreductase subunit N is translated as MEDVAGQLPSIKASFMLLGPELVLSTGIVVLVTLGLIKKIQRTTLTAISALTFLLAIAVSFALSRSMAHESSALFGGMLRRDSFSSYLDLLIDISGLFTVAMTWRRQQLQRALSEYYALLITITLGAHLLVMSVNLLMVFLSLEMVSLSSYVLAGFAFSRKGTEGSLKYFLFGSVSSAAMLYGFSLLYGLTGTLDFSSGEFTRPLIGHPSPLFFIAAFLGLAGFLYKMAAAPLHPWVPDVYEAAPMPVIAFFAVVPKLAGLGVLTRFTLALYAYGQSSFDWQFVLSLVALLSLTVGNFSALWQKNAKRLMGYSSIAQSGFLLVGVAAFVPQGIHYMLFYASAYVVMNFLVFLYLQYFESLGFSTLESFAGSGKILVWPSVFLLVGFVALTGLPPTGGFTGKLFIFSSLWDAYQLSGKGVLLWLMVFGLLNTVVSLFYYLRIPFYAFVRGGESNAKPNYLTFENLLGLILVLAVLYLFFNPGLLMGWINKINFVL
- a CDS encoding complex I subunit 4 family protein; protein product: MQHYLLSLLLFTPLLAALLSLFLPATSVATFRIITIVVNVLQVVFLLVLLVSYQSGAGLQFVELKPWITLNMGNWGVLKASYFVGVDGLSLPLVALAVFILFIATIASWKITQNVKGYFILLLILNAAIIGSFTALDFLLFYLFFEFMLLPMFFLIALWGGPKREYASIKFFLYTLLGSILILIVMIALYVSVHDPSTSGQLVHSFNLLHMADASNFISTSVLDPHRALQLGPFSARTWAFLLLFFGFAIKLPMVPVHTWLPDAHVEAPTPISVILAALLLKIGGYGLARIAFPIFPDAAFDLGWFVGLMGVISIIYGGLNAMASKDLKRLIAYSSVSHMGFVLLGLASFTAEGTAGAVYQMVSHGLISSMLFVLAGVLADRTNDRTISHYSGLAGKMPTYTAFILVAFFASLGLPGFSGFIAEIMVFLGAFKSAGLGGPLHESLAIVATLGLVIGAAYYLWTLQRMFFGPLNVKGEFSVDQLSDLNRREYFILLPLALAILFFGIFPQPLMSVIDPYAQHFAAFVLESGKRLTLNP
- a CDS encoding amidophosphoribosyltransferase, giving the protein MSDQILHECGIAMIRLRKPLSYYIEKYGPLYAMNKMYILMEKQHNRGQDGAGVANIKIDVESGHRYISRYRSIKAQPVAHLFKKIGKKFKKAQKEGKDKFKNERWLKENVAFSGEIWLGHLRYGTHGQNSIENVHPFLRQNNWRSRNLVMAGNFNMTNVDELFDLLVDLGQHPKEKVDTVTVMEKIGHFLDEEVQGLFEKYKDQFSNREISDIIENELDIPRMLRRACKDFDGGYTMAGMTGSGSSFVVRDPNGIRPAYFYANDEVVVVASEKPAIKTAFNVDYNQIEEIKPGHALVIDKSGEYGQYAIVKSGEKKSCSFERIYFSRGNDPDIYKERKQLGRLLVPQVLRSINFDIKNTVFSYIPNTAETAFYGLMAGIEDYLINKQKDIIIDQKPSVDSLEDILSFRPRVEKLVLKDVKLRTFITDDEHRDEMVAHVYDTTYEVIRKGIDTLVVIDDSIVRGTTLEKSILKMLDRLEPKKIVVVSSAPQIRFPDCYGIDMSKMGEFVAFRAMISLLKDHGKDYLLGEAYEKSIRARGHQSQLNYVKQLYEPFTDDEISAKISEIVRPADMKAELEVIFQTVDNLHKAIPHHTGDWYFTGNYPTPGGMKVVNRSYVNYMEGKLVRAY